From Porphyromonadaceae bacterium W3.11, one genomic window encodes:
- a CDS encoding TlpA disulfide reductase family protein: MKKFIYFYSVFLLIPIFVVSCNKSSQIESEGIQINGVVNNIESDSLYLYDVYSEHYGYLTPLASFPLDENKQFTYSNDTIRSKLYFISTNGQQIPGLLDQNGSYIFLTNGRNEIVLTQIEPGVITGEVTNSLIDAQYRAYKEKAYTLGNRHVLDSLDAEFYAARDKGDTTEMARIKEESGPYYDEAMANMDEWIKSQLNDNKYELFDLYLYYSKVFQITTYNSIEDISAVREELKKYNEEAQASAYRVLIEESLKLQEKSAIGIEAPDVIGENPEGESIHLNDYRGKYVLMDFWGSGCTWCRAENPYLSKTYNKFKENDFTILGISTDVDKDAWLNAIKEDHATWDHIILDKEHKSKILSEYNIIGIPQIILIDKEGKILAKGLRGDDIYETVAEYVSE, from the coding sequence ATGAAAAAATTTATTTATTTTTATAGTGTATTTCTTTTAATACCAATATTTGTCGTGAGCTGCAATAAAAGCTCACAAATTGAGTCAGAGGGCATACAAATCAATGGTGTCGTTAACAACATTGAGAGTGATAGCCTATATCTCTACGACGTATATAGCGAGCACTATGGGTACCTCACCCCTCTTGCTTCATTTCCGCTTGATGAAAATAAGCAGTTCACGTACAGCAACGACACTATACGTTCAAAGCTTTATTTCATCTCTACAAATGGACAGCAAATCCCTGGACTACTTGATCAAAACGGATCCTATATTTTCCTCACTAATGGAAGGAACGAAATTGTTTTGACACAAATTGAACCAGGGGTTATAACAGGTGAAGTGACGAACTCACTCATTGATGCTCAGTATAGAGCATATAAGGAAAAGGCTTACACGCTAGGAAATAGGCATGTACTAGACTCGCTTGACGCTGAATTTTATGCAGCTAGAGATAAAGGAGATACTACTGAAATGGCTCGAATCAAAGAAGAATCTGGTCCCTACTATGATGAAGCCATGGCTAACATGGATGAGTGGATTAAGTCTCAACTTAACGATAACAAATATGAACTATTTGACCTGTATCTATACTACAGCAAAGTCTTTCAAATTACTACTTATAACTCAATAGAAGATATATCAGCAGTACGAGAGGAACTAAAAAAATATAATGAAGAAGCTCAGGCTAGTGCTTACCGTGTACTAATAGAGGAGTCACTCAAATTACAAGAGAAGTCTGCTATTGGGATCGAAGCACCTGATGTCATAGGAGAAAATCCTGAGGGGGAGAGTATTCACCTCAATGACTATAGAGGCAAGTATGTATTAATGGACTTCTGGGGATCTGGGTGCACATGGTGTAGAGCAGAAAATCCCTATTTGTCTAAGACATATAATAAATTCAAGGAAAATGACTTTACCATATTAGGGATCTCAACCGATGTAGATAAGGACGCTTGGCTTAATGCTATCAAAGAGGATCATGCGACTTGGGACCATATAATTCTAGACAAGGAACATAAATCAAAAATCCTATCTGAGTATAACATCATCGGCATTCCACAAATCATTCTTATTGACAAGGAGGGAAAAATACTAGCGAAGGGATTACGTGGAGATGATATCTATGAAACTGTAGCTGAGTACGTTTCAGAATAG
- a CDS encoding RagB/SusD family nutrient uptake outer membrane protein — MKNTKYYIIIFFTVFTLVGCNKFLDNQPKGFLIPKTAKDYEALLNDGDILKSSETYPIFMTDDAYIPEMDQTGFLPGINNIDKVTKNLYTFQKDVFGQSEMDGFWSYSYNRIYTYNVIIQQIMGADKATDAEKKAIQAQAYLGRAFEYLNLVNAYATHYDHNTADKDLAVPLILDDIIDREELKRATVEEVYDQIKSDLSEAVKHLPNRSSHGAFRGTKSTALGILARMHLYREEYEDALKYATASLEIYDALLDLKEYEVVNPLGAIGRIDVPTLNDNPENIYIKMPPYVYGVSMTVYGSKDLINLYTPNDKRLQLFFTNSPFSIPLQDYLWLPFLESNIAIATPEVYLTAAECEARIGSKDKAMEYVNKLRDYRIEGNTPLTATDNEDALKIVLDERRRELVFQGPSRLFDLKRLNKDPRFAKTITRKIDGKEYSLEPNSPNYVLPIPPKVLRFNPNMVDNIRE; from the coding sequence ATGAAAAATACTAAATACTATATCATAATATTCTTTACAGTCTTTACACTTGTTGGATGCAACAAATTCTTGGACAACCAGCCAAAAGGTTTCTTGATTCCCAAAACGGCAAAAGACTATGAAGCTCTTCTTAATGATGGAGATATACTTAAGTCATCAGAGACCTATCCTATATTTATGACTGACGATGCATACATCCCAGAAATGGATCAAACTGGTTTTTTACCTGGCATCAACAACATAGACAAGGTCACAAAAAATCTATACACGTTTCAGAAGGACGTTTTTGGTCAGTCAGAAATGGACGGATTTTGGAGTTACAGCTATAATAGAATCTATACTTATAATGTAATCATCCAACAAATCATGGGTGCAGACAAAGCTACTGATGCTGAAAAGAAAGCCATACAAGCTCAGGCTTACCTCGGTAGGGCGTTTGAGTATCTTAACCTCGTCAATGCCTATGCCACTCATTACGACCATAATACAGCTGATAAAGACTTAGCCGTCCCTCTAATCTTAGATGACATCATTGATCGTGAGGAGTTAAAAAGAGCTACAGTGGAGGAAGTATATGATCAAATTAAGTCTGATTTGTCTGAAGCAGTGAAGCATCTTCCTAACCGTTCCTCTCATGGGGCTTTCAGGGGTACAAAATCAACTGCACTGGGGATCCTCGCACGCATGCACTTATATAGAGAAGAGTACGAAGACGCCCTCAAATATGCCACCGCATCACTAGAAATATACGATGCTCTTCTGGATTTAAAAGAATATGAAGTCGTAAATCCACTCGGTGCTATTGGCCGTATTGATGTACCAACCCTAAACGACAATCCTGAAAACATTTATATCAAAATGCCTCCTTACGTTTACGGCGTTAGTATGACAGTATATGGTTCAAAGGACCTCATCAACCTTTATACTCCGAATGATAAACGTCTGCAACTTTTCTTTACCAATAGTCCTTTTTCCATCCCTCTTCAGGATTATTTATGGTTACCTTTCTTAGAAAGTAATATAGCCATAGCAACGCCGGAAGTATATCTTACAGCGGCTGAATGTGAAGCTCGAATAGGCTCCAAAGATAAAGCGATGGAGTATGTTAATAAGCTTAGAGATTATAGAATCGAGGGTAACACCCCACTAACCGCAACAGACAATGAGGATGCTCTGAAAATAGTGTTAGACGAAAGACGTCGTGAACTTGTATTCCAAGGTCCGTCACGACTGTTTGACCTAAAGAGGCTCAATAAGGACCCTCGATTCGCTAAGACCATCACTCGTAAAATAGATGGAAAAGAGTATAGTCTTGAACCTAACAGCCCTAATTATGTACTTCCGATACCACCTAAGGTATTACGATTTAATCCTAACATGGTTGATAATATCAGAGAATAA